The Blautia obeum ATCC 29174 region TTGCAGTACAGAGAAAGTGGGATATGAGCTTCCAACATCTGGTGACTACATTTTTTATGTGTCTTGGAGGAGGAACCCTTGGAGGGATGCTTTCCTGATAAAAAAATGCTTTTAATTAGGCTGATTTTATGCTATACTATGCCCAGATAATTATACATAAGGAGGGATATATAATGGAACATATCAAAACATTAAATACAAAGAACCTGCAGAACACAGTGAAAAAAGGTGGATGCGGTGAATGTCAGACATCTTGCCAGTCAGCATGCAAAACTTCCTGTACTGTAGGAAATCAGAGCTGCGAGAACAAATAAGCAGGTTCAGAACATTCAGTAAGCAGCGGAGTGAAATCCGCTGCTTATTCTTATGAACAAAAAGTTACAGGAAAGGATTTTCAGAAAGATGAGTCTGATTCATAGATATCAGAGCAATGGCTATAACATTGTTCTGGATATTAACAGTGGATGTATTCATCTGGTAGACCTTGTAACATACGAAGTTCTTCCTTTTATGGAAGAGGGACTTTCAGAGCAGGAGATTGTTGACAAATTAAAAGATCAGTATCCTGAGGCTGATATCCGTACTTCTGTTTCCGAGTGTGAGAAACTGAAAGAACAGGGTATGCTGTTTACCAGAGATATATACGAAAACATTATTGATGAATTTACAGAGAATCGGCAGACAGTAGTAAAGGCACTGTGCCTGCACATTGCCCATGATTGTAATCTGGCCTGTCGATACTGTTTTGCCGAAGAAGGAGAGTATCACGGAAGAAGAGCACTGATGTCCTTTGAAGTAGGAAAGAAAGCTCTTGATTTCCTGATCGCCAATTCCGGATCCAGAAAGAACTTGGAAGTGGATTTCTTCGGGGGAGAGCCTCTGATGAACTGGCAGGTTGTCAAAGACCTGGTAGCATACGGAAGAGAGCAGGAGAAACTCCATAATAAAAAATTCCGTTTTACACTGACAACGAACGGTGTTCTTCTCAATGATGAAGTTATGGAGTTCTGTAATAAAGAAATGGGAAATGTTGTTCTCAGTGTGGACGGACGTAAAGAAGTTCATGATTATATGAGACCTTTCCGCAAAGGAGCTGGAAGTTATGATCTGATCATTCCGAAATTCCAGAAATTTGCGGAATCCAGAAATCAGGACAAGTATTATGTGCGTGGTACATTTACACATCATAATCTCGATTTTTCAAAAGATGTTCTGCACCTTGCAGATCTTGGTTTTAAACAGATCTCTGTTGAACCGGTAGTTGCAGCTGATACAGAGGAATATGCAATCAGAGAAGAGGATATTCCTCAGATCATGGAAGAATACGATGCACTGGCAAAAGAAATGATCGCCAGAGAAAAAGCCGGAAAAGGTTTCAACTTCTTCCACTTTATGATTGACCTGACCGGTGGACCTTGTGTCTACAAACGTCTCTCAGGATGTGGTTCAGGAACCGAGTATCTTGCAGTAACTCCTTGGGGTGATTTTTATCCGTGTCATCAGTTTGTTGGTGAAGAGCAGTTCCTTATGGGAAATGTGGATGAGGGAATCACACATCCGGAGATCCGTGATAAGTTTGGTAAATGTAATGTTTACACAAAAGAAGCTTGTAAAGACTGCTTCGCAAGATTTTACTGCAGTGGTGGCTGTGCTGCCAATGCTTATCATTTTCAGAAAGATATAAATGGCAATTATGGTATCGGATGCGAACTTCAGCGTAAGAGAGTGGAGTGCGCAATCATGATAAAGGCCGCATTAGCGGAATAAAATAATGCAAGAAGGGAAAGAACAATGAAGAAAAGCAAAGGAATTGTTGTGCTGCTTCTGACCGCCATTATCACAGTCTTTCTGTGTTACACGGCCGGGATTGGCCTCGGACCAACAGGTACCGGTTCTGCAAAAAACATTAAGACCGGCCTGGACCTGTCTGGTGGTGTAAGTATCACCTATCAGGCAAAAGACAGCAACCCAAGTGCAGAAGACATGTCAGATACTGTTTATAAACTCCAGAAGCGTGTTGAACAGTACAGTACAGAAGCACAGGTGTACAAAGAAGGAAGCGACCGTATCGCTGTAGAGATTCCTGGTGTTACAGATGCAGATGCGATTCTGAATGACCTTGGAAAACCGGGTTCTCTGTGTTTTATCACAATGACAGATGATGACGGTAATGCAAACTTCTCCAGTACAGGAAGCGGTTATGTACTGGCAAGAAGTCTGGACGAGATTCGTGAATCCGGATCCGTCGTTCTGGAAGGTACAGATGTAAAAGATGCCCAGGGTGGTGCATTCCAGTCTGACAAAAACAGCTCCAGAGAGTATGCAGTCAGCCTGACACTTACAGATGAAGGTAAGACAAAATTTGCAGATGCTACAGAAGCAAACGTAGGAAAACAGATTGCGATCGTTTATGACAATCAGATCTTAAGCGCACCGAAGGTAAACGAAGCAATCACAGGTGGACAGGCACAGATTACTGGTATGTCCAGTGTGGAAGAAGCACAGAATCTTGCTTCCTATATCCGTATCGGTTCTCTGAGCATCGAACTGGAAGAACTTCGTTCCAGCGTAGTTGCTGCACAGCTTGGTGAAGAAGCAATCTCCACCAGTGTTATGGCTGGTCTGATCGGTCTTGTTATTGTAATCATCTTCATGATTATTATGTATCGTCTGCCGGGTGTTGTTGCCGGTGTGGCACTGATCCTGTATACAGCGATCGTACTCATTACATTGAATGCATTTGACATCACACTGACTCTTCCGGGTATCGCAGGTATCATTCTTGGTATTGGTATGGCGGTTGATGCGAACGTTATCATTTACGCACGTATTCAGGAAGAAATCGCAGCCGGAAACTCTGTAAGAGCTTCTATTAAATCCGGTTTCTCAAAAGCGTTCAGCGCAATCTTCGATGGAAACATCACAACCCTGATCGCATCTCTCGTGCTGATGTGGCTTGGTTCCGGTACTGTTAAGGGCTTTGCTTATACACTGGCTCTTGGTATCGTAGTTTCCATGTTTACAGCTCTGGTTGTATCACGTTTTGTTATGAATGCTCTTTATGCAGTAGGATTCCATGATGAGAAATTCTACGGTCGTGCAAAACAGCGTAAAGTATTCAATGTTGTTGGAAAACGAAAAGTATTTTTCATTATTTCCATCATTCTGATCTTAAGTGGTCCGGTTGCAATGGCAATCCATCACAACGTAGATGGAACAGCTCTGAACTATGCACTTGACTTCTCAGGTGGTACTGCAACAACTGTAACATTCAACGAAGACATGGATATCAAGCAGATTGACTCTGAAGTAACTCCTGTCGTTGAAGAAGTTACAGGTGATAAGAATGTACAGCCGACTAAAGTTGTAGGAACGAATCAGGTAGTTATCAAGACGCGTACGCTTTCTCAGGAAGAACGTGAGAAACTGGATAATGCACTTGTTGAGAAATTTAATGTAGATGATTCTCTGATCACAACAGAAAGTATTTCTTCTACAGTAAGTTCCGAGATGAGAAGAGATGCAGTTGTTGCCGTGATTGTGGCTACACTCTGCATGCTTGCTTACATCTGGTTCCGTTTCAAAGATATCCGTTTCGCAAGCAGTGCAGTACTTGCCCTGCTGCATGACGTACTGGTTGTATTTGCATTCTATGGAATTTCCAGAATTTCCGTAGGTAATACCTTCATTGCCTGCATGCTTACCATCGTAGGTTATTCTATCAACGCAACGATCGTTATCTTCGACCGTATTCGTGAGAATACGAAGGGAAGCAGATCAAACCTTGAAGAGATCGTTAATGAAAGTATCACACAGACACTTACAAGAAGTATGTACACTTCTTTCACAACTTTCGTAATGGTAGCTGTTCTGTACATCATGGGTGTATCTTCTATACGTGAGTTCGCAGCTCCTCTGATGGTAGGTGTTATCTGTGGAGCTTACTCTTCTGTATGCATCACAGGTGCTCTGTGGCTGGTAATGAAACGCTATTATAAGAAACCTGTTGCACAGGCTGTAGCAGCAAAGAATACTGCAGCTCCTGCAAAACAGAATAATAACAGCCAGGATACAAAATCCGGAAAGAAAAATTCAGATCAGCCGAAAAAGAAAAACCGCAAGAGAGTAGCAGAACGTCTGGCGGCACAGGAAGCAGCGGCAAAAGAAAATGCTTCAAATGATGAAAATAAGGATGCATAATCCGAAACATAAAAAGTAACAATTAAGTTGCTGTGAACGGAGTGAACAGTAACACATCTCAGATCCCGGGACAGACTGCTGCCCCGGGATTTGTGTTTTAATAATGGATAGGTTGATAAACAGAGAGGATCATTATGGAAAAGTGGATGGTATATAATAAGAAAGCAGATTTTCAAAAAATAGGCAGTGAATTTGGAATTGATCCTGTGATAGCGAGATTGATACGAAACCGTGATATACAGGATATGAAAGAGATTCGTTCCTATTTATATGGAACACTTGCGGAAATTCCATCCCCATGGAAGATGAAGGATATGGAACGTGCAGTGCAGATCCTTCAGAAAAAAATTACGCAGAAAAAAAAGATCCGAATCATCGGAGATTATGATATAGATGGCGTGACAGCTACCTGCATTTTGTTGAAAGGTCTGAAACGACTTAATGCAAATGTGGATACTTACATTCCGGACAGAGTAAAAGACGGATATGGAATGCATGAGCAGCTGATCGATAAAGCACTGGAAGATGGAATTGATACGATACTGACCTGCGATAATGGGATTGCAGCTGCGGCTGAAATAGAATACGCAAAAAAAGAAGGACTCACTGTGATCGTTACGGATCATCATGATATTCCTTTCCGCGATACAGAGGATGGAAGAATCTGGATCATTCCGAAAGCAGATGCAGTGGTGAATCCGAAACAGAATGACTGTCTGTATCCGAATAAAAATATCTGCGGGGCGGTGGTTGCGTGGAAACTGATCTGGGCGTTATATGAAAGATTAGGGATTGACAGTGATGAGATATGGGATTTTCTTGAATTGGCAGCAATTGCAACAGTAGGTGATGTCATGGATCTGCAGGGAGAGAACAGGATCATTGTAAAGGAAGGATTGAAAAAACTTTCTTCTACTTCTTTTGAAGGGCTGAAAGCACTGATTTGTGTGAATAATCTTGAAGGTGCAGAGATTACGGCATATCATGTAGGGTTTGTTATTGGCCCATGTATCAATGCAAGCGGACGGCTTGATACAGCAGCAAGATCTCTGGAACTGCTTCTTGCGGATAATATGGAAGATGCAATGAAGCTTGCGGATGATCTGTATGATCTGAATCAGAGCAGAAAAGCCATGACAGAGCAAGGAAAAGGACAGGCGATTCAGAGCATTGAGGAAAATAATCTCGGTAAGGACCGAGTGTTGGTAGTGTATCTTCCAGACTGTCATGAGAGCCTTGCTGGTATTATTGCAGGACGGATCCGTGAAGCATATAATAAGCCGGTGTTTGTGCTGACGAAAGGATCTGATGGAGTAAAGGGAAGCGGACGGTCAATCGAGGCCTACTCTATGTATGAGGAACTGGTGAAATGCAGTGATCTGCTCATGCAGTTTGGCGGTCATCCGATGGCAGCCGGACTTTCAATGGAGGAAAAAAATGTAGAACTTTTCCGCAGACGCCTGAATGATAACTGTACCCTTACAGAACAGGATCTGATTCCCAAAATTATGATCGATGTGCCA contains the following coding sequences:
- a CDS encoding protein translocase subunit SecDF, with translation MKKSKGIVVLLLTAIITVFLCYTAGIGLGPTGTGSAKNIKTGLDLSGGVSITYQAKDSNPSAEDMSDTVYKLQKRVEQYSTEAQVYKEGSDRIAVEIPGVTDADAILNDLGKPGSLCFITMTDDDGNANFSSTGSGYVLARSLDEIRESGSVVLEGTDVKDAQGGAFQSDKNSSREYAVSLTLTDEGKTKFADATEANVGKQIAIVYDNQILSAPKVNEAITGGQAQITGMSSVEEAQNLASYIRIGSLSIELEELRSSVVAAQLGEEAISTSVMAGLIGLVIVIIFMIIMYRLPGVVAGVALILYTAIVLITLNAFDITLTLPGIAGIILGIGMAVDANVIIYARIQEEIAAGNSVRASIKSGFSKAFSAIFDGNITTLIASLVLMWLGSGTVKGFAYTLALGIVVSMFTALVVSRFVMNALYAVGFHDEKFYGRAKQRKVFNVVGKRKVFFIISIILILSGPVAMAIHHNVDGTALNYALDFSGGTATTVTFNEDMDIKQIDSEVTPVVEEVTGDKNVQPTKVVGTNQVVIKTRTLSQEEREKLDNALVEKFNVDDSLITTESISSTVSSEMRRDAVVAVIVATLCMLAYIWFRFKDIRFASSAVLALLHDVLVVFAFYGISRISVGNTFIACMLTIVGYSINATIVIFDRIRENTKGSRSNLEEIVNESITQTLTRSMYTSFTTFVMVAVLYIMGVSSIREFAAPLMVGVICGAYSSVCITGALWLVMKRYYKKPVAQAVAAKNTAAPAKQNNNSQDTKSGKKNSDQPKKKNRKRVAERLAAQEAAAKENASNDENKDA
- the recJ gene encoding single-stranded-DNA-specific exonuclease RecJ; amino-acid sequence: MEKWMVYNKKADFQKIGSEFGIDPVIARLIRNRDIQDMKEIRSYLYGTLAEIPSPWKMKDMERAVQILQKKITQKKKIRIIGDYDIDGVTATCILLKGLKRLNANVDTYIPDRVKDGYGMHEQLIDKALEDGIDTILTCDNGIAAAAEIEYAKKEGLTVIVTDHHDIPFRDTEDGRIWIIPKADAVVNPKQNDCLYPNKNICGAVVAWKLIWALYERLGIDSDEIWDFLELAAIATVGDVMDLQGENRIIVKEGLKKLSSTSFEGLKALICVNNLEGAEITAYHVGFVIGPCINASGRLDTAARSLELLLADNMEDAMKLADDLYDLNQSRKAMTEQGKGQAIQSIEENNLGKDRVLVVYLPDCHESLAGIIAGRIREAYNKPVFVLTKGSDGVKGSGRSIEAYSMYEELVKCSDLLMQFGGHPMAAGLSMEEKNVELFRRRLNDNCTLTEQDLIPKIMIDVPMPISYLSKKLTEQLKVLEPFGKGNSKPLFAQKNLRAVGIRVFGRNRNVAKMLLIDGNGIKMDAVYFGEAQEFVDFVQAHDTISVTYYPEINVFQGRENLQVVIKNYC
- the scfB gene encoding thioether cross-link-forming SCIFF peptide maturase, coding for MSLIHRYQSNGYNIVLDINSGCIHLVDLVTYEVLPFMEEGLSEQEIVDKLKDQYPEADIRTSVSECEKLKEQGMLFTRDIYENIIDEFTENRQTVVKALCLHIAHDCNLACRYCFAEEGEYHGRRALMSFEVGKKALDFLIANSGSRKNLEVDFFGGEPLMNWQVVKDLVAYGREQEKLHNKKFRFTLTTNGVLLNDEVMEFCNKEMGNVVLSVDGRKEVHDYMRPFRKGAGSYDLIIPKFQKFAESRNQDKYYVRGTFTHHNLDFSKDVLHLADLGFKQISVEPVVAADTEEYAIREEDIPQIMEEYDALAKEMIAREKAGKGFNFFHFMIDLTGGPCVYKRLSGCGSGTEYLAVTPWGDFYPCHQFVGEEQFLMGNVDEGITHPEIRDKFGKCNVYTKEACKDCFARFYCSGGCAANAYHFQKDINGNYGIGCELQRKRVECAIMIKAALAE
- the scfA gene encoding six-cysteine ranthipeptide SCIFF — translated: MEHIKTLNTKNLQNTVKKGGCGECQTSCQSACKTSCTVGNQSCENK